Proteins from a genomic interval of Leifsonia shinshuensis:
- a CDS encoding ABC transporter permease — translation MSIAYLGRESLRQLKNMRAMIFTLAVPLVMLLAFGGTFGGRGQVDAVTHLPWIVVTTIQVSAYGGMMAALSQDFNIVTERSLGWNRQLRVTPLTGTGYLVSKLVAALALALLSIVVIVGVAIMLYHPDLSAASWLLACLAIWAGVVPFALLGILIGQFAKPEFAQPLFMAVFMGMAVLGGLWIPLQIFPAWVANVAQAVPSYWLNRVGQLGALQSGDALTPALVLTAWTLALGALIVWRYRRDAARG, via the coding sequence ATGAGCATCGCCTACCTGGGGCGCGAGTCCCTCCGCCAGCTCAAGAACATGCGCGCGATGATCTTCACCCTCGCCGTCCCGCTCGTCATGCTGCTCGCCTTCGGCGGGACGTTCGGCGGCCGCGGGCAGGTCGACGCCGTCACGCACCTCCCGTGGATCGTCGTCACGACCATCCAGGTGTCCGCGTACGGCGGGATGATGGCCGCCCTGTCGCAGGACTTCAACATCGTCACCGAGCGCTCGCTCGGCTGGAACCGCCAGCTGCGGGTCACCCCGCTGACCGGCACGGGCTACCTGGTCTCCAAGCTGGTCGCGGCCCTGGCGCTCGCGCTGCTCAGCATCGTCGTGATCGTCGGGGTCGCGATCATGCTGTACCACCCCGACCTGTCGGCGGCGAGCTGGCTGCTGGCATGCCTGGCGATCTGGGCCGGCGTCGTGCCGTTCGCCCTGCTCGGGATCCTGATCGGCCAGTTCGCCAAGCCGGAGTTCGCGCAGCCGCTCTTCATGGCGGTCTTCATGGGGATGGCGGTGCTGGGCGGACTGTGGATCCCGCTGCAGATCTTCCCCGCCTGGGTCGCGAACGTCGCCCAGGCCGTGCCGTCCTACTGGCTCAACCGGGTGGGCCAGCTCGGCGCGCTGCAGAGCGGCGACGCCCTCACGCCCGCCCTCGTGCTGACCGCGTGGACGCTCGCCCTCGGTGCGCTGATCGTCTGGCGCTACCGCCGCGACGCGGCGCGGGGCTGA
- a CDS encoding sterol carrier family protein, which translates to MARAKITDEVGGAAVRGALAEGADRNTTATAVRYLLQLLAERAPGNTVEVRVPPFGAVQCIPGPRHTRGTPPNVIETDAATWLALASGSLSWDAGLASGSVHASGQRATLEGLLPLRF; encoded by the coding sequence ATGGCCAGAGCGAAGATCACCGACGAGGTCGGCGGCGCGGCGGTCCGCGGCGCGCTCGCGGAGGGCGCCGACCGGAACACCACCGCCACCGCCGTGCGCTACCTCCTCCAGCTCCTGGCCGAGCGCGCCCCCGGCAACACCGTGGAGGTGCGGGTGCCGCCGTTCGGCGCCGTGCAGTGCATCCCCGGTCCGCGGCACACCCGCGGCACCCCGCCGAACGTGATCGAGACCGACGCGGCGACCTGGCTGGCCCTCGCCTCCGGGAGCCTCTCCTGGGACGCCGGCCTCGCCTCCGGATCCGTGCACGCCTCCGGCCAGCGCGCCACCCTCGAAGGCCTCCTCCCGCTCCGCTTCTGA
- a CDS encoding Calx-beta domain-containing protein, with protein sequence MTPPASLRSACALGVALIGVALTGGPALAAVAAPGPAPAATSPDLTPIVDCVQDAPLGAVTSRTVVLGYRSAATAPVTVAAGSGANDLSGVADRGQPSTFQPGEHHGVWLLTVDAAAEPSLTWTLAGRSVAVDATAPACTDATAVAISAPATATTGGSIAVTALVTRFLLAPPDTGAVIFAIDGTPALAVPVGPGGVARADLPAPAAGPHTVTAAFAPATGSTLRPATAAATLTVAAASGPLAVVTDSVVAGSTSVRVSVTRTVASGPATVDFATLDGTAHAGTDYAAASGTLALADGQDTATTTVSLPARAPGSPASVFFVVLKHATVDVAGAVAVVSLPAVPAAPLPAVTAGGAGGGGTAGPASALPQHDPTSQSPVVAAPVGQDLLLLLGAALITAGGIAGVIGLVRSVRARDALS encoded by the coding sequence GTGACCCCGCCTGCCAGCCTCCGCTCGGCGTGCGCGCTCGGGGTCGCGCTGATCGGTGTCGCGTTGACCGGAGGTCCGGCGCTCGCGGCCGTCGCGGCGCCCGGCCCGGCACCCGCAGCGACCTCGCCGGACCTCACGCCGATCGTCGACTGCGTGCAGGACGCGCCGCTCGGAGCGGTGACCTCCCGCACGGTCGTGCTCGGCTACCGCTCGGCCGCGACCGCTCCTGTGACGGTCGCCGCCGGCTCCGGCGCGAACGACCTGTCCGGCGTCGCGGACCGCGGGCAGCCGTCCACCTTCCAGCCGGGCGAGCACCACGGTGTCTGGCTGCTGACCGTCGATGCCGCGGCCGAGCCGTCGCTAACCTGGACGCTCGCCGGCCGGTCGGTGGCCGTCGACGCCACCGCTCCGGCGTGCACGGACGCGACCGCGGTCGCGATCAGCGCGCCCGCGACCGCCACCACCGGCGGGAGCATCGCCGTGACCGCGCTGGTCACCCGCTTCCTGCTCGCGCCCCCGGACACCGGTGCCGTGATCTTCGCGATCGACGGGACACCGGCACTGGCGGTGCCCGTCGGCCCCGGCGGTGTCGCGCGCGCCGACCTCCCGGCGCCCGCCGCCGGCCCGCACACCGTCACCGCGGCGTTCGCCCCCGCCACCGGCTCCACCCTCCGCCCCGCGACGGCCGCCGCGACGCTCACGGTCGCCGCGGCCTCCGGTCCGCTGGCCGTGGTGACCGACAGTGTCGTCGCGGGGAGCACCTCCGTCCGTGTCAGTGTGACCCGCACGGTCGCGTCCGGCCCGGCCACGGTGGACTTCGCGACGCTCGACGGCACGGCCCACGCCGGGACCGACTACGCGGCGGCCTCCGGGACGCTGGCGCTCGCCGACGGCCAGGACACCGCGACCACGACCGTGAGCCTGCCGGCCCGGGCGCCCGGCTCGCCCGCGTCCGTCTTCTTCGTCGTGCTGAAGCACGCGACGGTGGATGTCGCCGGCGCCGTCGCGGTCGTCTCCCTCCCGGCGGTGCCCGCAGCGCCGCTGCCGGCGGTGACCGCGGGAGGCGCGGGCGGCGGAGGGACGGCCGGACCGGCCTCCGCCCTGCCGCAGCATGACCCGACCTCGCAGTCCCCGGTCGTCGCCGCTCCGGTCGGGCAGGACCTCCTGCTCCTCCTCGGCGCCGCGCTGATCACGGCCGGCGGCATCGCGGGCGTCATCGGCCTCGTCCGTTCCGTCCGCGCGCGCGACGCCCTGTCCTGA
- the purM gene encoding phosphoribosylformylglycinamidine cyclo-ligase, translating into MASATTEAPGYHGAVTEPTASASSSYAAAGVDTAAGDRAVELMKAAVARTQGPQVLGGVGGFAGMFDVSALKDFRRPLLATSTDGVGTKVAIAQALDKHDTIGQDLVGMVVDDIVVVGARPLFMTDYIACGKVVPERIAAIVAGIARACEATGTALVGGETAEHPGLLGPDDYDVAGAAVGAVEADELLGAERVRDGDVVLALASSGIHSNGFSLVRHILAQRGIAFTDRLDEFGGTVGEALLEPTRLYTSPLLDVLGAPEFSGAVHSLSHVTGGGIAANLARVLPVGSWVEVDRATWSPTPVFRVLSDLAGSSLESSEGTWNLGIGMFAVVAAEAADAIAATITAGGIPTWRAGVVSTAARDLDGFEQGAKGVDGGAVRLVGSYAG; encoded by the coding sequence ATGGCGTCGGCGACGACGGAGGCGCCCGGATACCATGGAGCAGTGACCGAGCCCACCGCATCCGCATCCTCGTCCTACGCCGCCGCCGGTGTCGACACCGCCGCCGGCGACCGCGCCGTCGAGCTGATGAAGGCGGCCGTCGCGCGCACGCAGGGCCCGCAGGTGCTGGGCGGCGTCGGCGGCTTCGCCGGCATGTTCGACGTGTCCGCGCTCAAGGACTTCCGGCGGCCGCTGCTGGCGACCTCCACCGACGGCGTCGGCACCAAGGTCGCCATCGCGCAGGCGCTGGACAAGCACGACACCATCGGCCAGGACCTGGTCGGGATGGTCGTGGACGACATCGTCGTGGTGGGCGCCCGCCCGCTGTTCATGACCGACTACATCGCGTGCGGCAAGGTCGTCCCCGAGCGGATCGCGGCGATCGTTGCCGGCATCGCCCGCGCCTGCGAGGCGACCGGCACGGCGCTCGTCGGCGGCGAGACGGCCGAGCACCCCGGCCTGCTCGGCCCGGACGACTATGACGTCGCGGGCGCGGCGGTCGGCGCGGTGGAGGCCGACGAACTGCTCGGCGCCGAGCGCGTCCGCGACGGCGACGTGGTGCTCGCGCTGGCGTCGTCGGGCATCCACTCCAACGGCTTCTCGCTTGTGCGCCACATCCTGGCCCAGCGCGGCATCGCCTTCACCGACCGGCTCGACGAGTTCGGCGGCACGGTCGGGGAGGCCCTGCTGGAGCCGACCCGCCTCTACACGTCGCCGCTGCTGGACGTGCTCGGCGCCCCGGAGTTCTCCGGCGCCGTCCACTCGCTCAGCCACGTCACCGGCGGCGGGATCGCGGCGAACCTCGCGCGCGTCCTCCCGGTCGGGTCGTGGGTGGAGGTCGACCGCGCGACCTGGTCGCCGACCCCGGTGTTCCGGGTGCTGAGCGACCTGGCCGGTAGCAGCCTGGAGTCGTCGGAGGGCACCTGGAACCTCGGCATCGGCATGTTCGCCGTGGTGGCCGCGGAGGCCGCAGACGCGATCGCGGCGACGATCACGGCCGGCGGCATCCCGACCTGGCGCGCCGGCGTCGTGTCGACGGCGGCACGCGACCTGGACGGCTTCGAGCAGGGCGCCAAGGGCGTCGACGGCGGCGCGGTCCGCCTGGTCGGCAGCTACGCGGGCTGA
- a CDS encoding NAD(P)-binding domain-containing protein, with translation MTDTQVVIVGAGQAGLAVAYYLRRFELTPGEDFVVLDRGPGTGGAWQHRWDALRLGSAHHVNDLPGMAELGLSFDTADRSLPAKDIVAGYYRRYEEHYGLQVQRPVTVSRVYDRGADLVVAHDHGETRTRVVVNASGTWGAPFIPWYPGMNDFAGRHLHTSSYVSAEELAGQSVVVVGGGTSAIGFLLELEGVAGSLTWATRRPVDFRDESELTIEGGVAAVSAQDAAARAGLALPSIVSGTGVPRTRRIAAGIERGLLVEREMFSRIERDRVVWADGSTAPADAIIWATGFRPELRHLAPLKLREKAGGLTVASGASWQDSRIFLAGYGPQASTIGANRAGRVIARQIMAQI, from the coding sequence ATGACCGACACCCAGGTGGTGATCGTCGGCGCCGGGCAGGCCGGGCTGGCGGTCGCCTACTACCTGCGCCGGTTCGAGCTGACGCCGGGCGAGGATTTCGTCGTCCTGGACCGCGGCCCCGGCACCGGAGGGGCGTGGCAGCACCGCTGGGACGCCCTGCGGCTGGGCAGCGCCCACCACGTGAACGACCTCCCGGGAATGGCGGAGCTGGGGCTCAGCTTCGACACCGCCGATCGGTCGCTCCCGGCCAAGGACATCGTCGCCGGCTACTACCGCCGCTACGAGGAGCACTACGGGCTCCAGGTGCAGCGGCCGGTGACCGTCTCGCGGGTCTACGACCGCGGTGCGGACCTGGTGGTCGCGCACGACCACGGCGAGACCAGGACCCGGGTCGTGGTGAACGCGTCCGGGACCTGGGGCGCTCCGTTCATCCCGTGGTATCCGGGGATGAACGACTTCGCGGGACGCCACCTGCACACGTCGTCGTACGTGTCGGCGGAGGAGCTGGCCGGGCAGTCGGTCGTGGTCGTCGGCGGCGGCACGAGCGCGATCGGCTTCCTGCTGGAGCTGGAGGGCGTCGCGGGCAGCCTGACCTGGGCGACCCGGCGGCCGGTGGACTTCCGCGACGAGTCCGAGCTCACGATCGAGGGCGGTGTCGCCGCGGTCTCCGCGCAGGACGCGGCGGCGCGCGCGGGCCTGGCGCTGCCGAGCATCGTCAGCGGCACGGGGGTGCCGCGCACCCGGCGGATCGCCGCCGGGATCGAGCGCGGCCTGCTGGTGGAGCGCGAGATGTTCTCACGTATCGAGCGCGACCGCGTGGTCTGGGCGGACGGCTCGACCGCGCCGGCCGACGCGATCATCTGGGCGACCGGGTTCCGGCCCGAGCTGCGTCACCTGGCCCCGCTCAAGCTGCGCGAGAAGGCCGGCGGCCTGACCGTCGCCTCCGGTGCGTCCTGGCAGGACTCGCGGATCTTCCTGGCCGGCTACGGCCCGCAGGCGAGCACGATCGGCGCGAACCGCGCCGGCCGCGTCATCGCGCGGCAGATCATGGCGCAGATTTAG
- a CDS encoding histidine kinase, with translation MFSSEVDEYRPTGVWARLTHRSAYRWYPGAAIGLLYQISVLGGLWASSGALATKIVATVLLAIVYVGFLALPPILWWESERTRLVGVFAYFALTLTLIPFAGVDTLWTWVYVACVAGMSIARTWVANTIIGSLGAVQLIVLLLTGTFGEAWYIALITVSIGIMMSAFARQIDTLRRLRNAQGEIARLAVVDERARFSRDMHDVLGHSLTVVTVKSELARRLIPVDPHRAEEELADIERLTRSALADLRAAVAGYREMSLSTELAAAQAGLAAADIQAHLPRNGEDVAPELRELFGWVLREGVTNVIRHSGSRNCWVTVEPDALRIEDDGRGPAPLGAERRELVHGSGIAGLADRAKEFGAAVTVEAGPRGGTLLTVRRMA, from the coding sequence GTGTTCAGCAGCGAGGTCGACGAGTACCGGCCCACCGGGGTGTGGGCGCGGCTGACCCATCGGTCCGCCTACCGCTGGTATCCGGGCGCGGCGATCGGCCTGCTCTATCAGATCTCCGTGCTGGGCGGTCTGTGGGCGTCGTCCGGCGCCCTGGCCACCAAGATCGTCGCGACCGTGCTGCTGGCCATCGTCTACGTCGGGTTCCTCGCCCTCCCACCGATCCTGTGGTGGGAGAGCGAGCGCACGCGACTCGTCGGGGTGTTCGCGTACTTCGCGCTGACGCTGACGCTCATCCCGTTCGCCGGCGTCGACACGCTCTGGACCTGGGTCTACGTCGCGTGCGTCGCCGGGATGTCGATCGCGCGGACCTGGGTCGCGAACACGATCATCGGCAGCCTCGGCGCGGTGCAGCTGATCGTGCTCCTGCTCACGGGGACGTTCGGGGAGGCGTGGTACATCGCGCTCATCACGGTGTCGATCGGCATCATGATGAGCGCGTTCGCCCGCCAGATCGACACCCTCCGCCGGCTGCGGAACGCGCAGGGCGAGATCGCCCGGCTCGCCGTCGTGGACGAGCGCGCGCGGTTCTCCCGCGACATGCACGACGTGCTCGGCCACTCGCTGACGGTCGTGACGGTCAAGTCGGAGCTGGCGCGCCGGCTCATCCCCGTCGACCCGCACCGGGCGGAGGAGGAGCTCGCCGACATCGAGCGACTGACGCGCTCGGCGCTCGCCGACCTCCGGGCCGCCGTCGCCGGGTACCGCGAGATGAGCCTCTCGACGGAGCTGGCCGCGGCGCAGGCGGGCCTCGCCGCCGCGGACATCCAGGCGCACCTGCCTCGGAACGGCGAGGACGTCGCTCCGGAGCTGCGCGAGCTGTTCGGCTGGGTGCTGCGGGAGGGCGTGACCAACGTGATCCGCCACTCCGGTTCGCGCAACTGCTGGGTGACAGTCGAGCCGGACGCCCTCCGGATCGAGGACGACGGCCGCGGCCCTGCCCCGCTGGGCGCCGAGCGCCGCGAACTGGTGCACGGGTCGGGCATCGCGGGGCTGGCCGACCGGGCGAAGGAGTTCGGCGCCGCGGTCACCGTGGAGGCGGGACCGCGCGGGGGCACGCTGCTGACGGTGAGGAGAATGGCGTGA
- the purF gene encoding amidophosphoribosyltransferase — MAGGDGRLSHDLLPGEKGPQDACGVFGVWAPGEEVAKLSYFGLYALQHRGQESAGIATSDGSKILIYKDMGLVSQVFNENALNSLTGHIAVGHTRYSTTGASSWQNAQPTLGRTSGGTVALGHNGNLTNTAELMQLVHDRYPQLDGELSRGNTTDTAVVTALLTGDLDHTLEATALEVLPRLRGAFCLVFMDEHTLYAARDPQGVRPLVLGRLERGWVVASETAALDIVGASFVREVEPGELIAIDENGLRTQRFAAEKRAGCVFEYVYLARPDTTIAGRGVYEARVEMGRQLAREHEVEADLVIPTPESGTPAAIGYAQASGIPFGQGLVKNSYVGRTFIQPSQTIRQRGIKLKLNPLKEVIKGKRLVVVDDSIVRGNTQRALVSMLREAGAAEVHVRISSPPITWPCFYGIDFASRAELIATGLGVDEVRQSIGADSLGYLSEDGMIAATDQPRERLCTACFTGVYPIELPDAHHLGKNLLERPGDDAVETAAERAATVTATDTGADATSDGCEPGPDSEYERLIAYGDPGRQE, encoded by the coding sequence GTGGCCGGAGGCGACGGTCGTCTGAGTCATGATCTTCTGCCCGGTGAGAAGGGGCCGCAGGACGCCTGCGGCGTCTTCGGAGTGTGGGCGCCCGGCGAGGAGGTCGCCAAGCTCAGCTACTTCGGCCTCTACGCCCTGCAGCACCGCGGGCAGGAGTCCGCGGGCATCGCGACGAGCGACGGCAGCAAGATCCTCATCTACAAGGACATGGGCCTGGTCTCCCAGGTCTTCAACGAGAACGCGCTCAACTCGCTGACCGGCCACATCGCCGTCGGCCACACGCGCTACTCCACCACCGGGGCCTCCAGCTGGCAGAACGCGCAGCCGACCCTCGGCCGCACCTCCGGCGGCACCGTGGCGCTGGGCCACAACGGCAACCTGACCAACACCGCCGAGCTGATGCAGCTCGTGCACGACCGCTACCCGCAGCTCGACGGCGAGCTGTCCCGCGGCAACACGACCGACACCGCGGTGGTCACCGCGCTGCTCACCGGCGACCTCGACCACACGCTGGAGGCCACGGCCCTGGAGGTCCTGCCCCGGCTGCGCGGCGCCTTCTGCCTGGTCTTCATGGACGAGCACACCCTGTACGCGGCGCGCGACCCGCAGGGCGTCCGCCCGCTGGTGCTCGGCCGCCTGGAGCGCGGCTGGGTGGTCGCCTCCGAGACCGCCGCGCTCGACATCGTCGGCGCCAGCTTCGTGCGCGAGGTGGAGCCCGGCGAGCTGATCGCGATCGACGAGAACGGCCTCCGCACGCAGCGGTTCGCCGCCGAGAAGCGCGCCGGCTGCGTCTTCGAGTACGTCTACCTCGCCCGGCCCGACACCACCATCGCCGGCCGCGGCGTCTACGAGGCCCGCGTCGAGATGGGCCGCCAGCTCGCCCGCGAGCACGAGGTGGAGGCCGACCTGGTCATCCCGACGCCCGAGTCCGGCACCCCGGCGGCGATCGGCTACGCCCAGGCGTCCGGCATCCCGTTCGGCCAGGGCCTGGTCAAGAACTCCTACGTCGGCCGGACCTTCATCCAGCCGTCGCAGACCATCCGCCAGCGCGGCATCAAGCTCAAGCTGAACCCGCTCAAGGAGGTCATCAAGGGCAAGCGCCTCGTGGTGGTCGACGACTCGATCGTGCGCGGCAACACCCAGCGCGCGCTCGTCTCGATGCTGCGGGAGGCCGGCGCGGCCGAGGTGCATGTGCGCATCTCCAGCCCGCCCATCACCTGGCCCTGCTTCTACGGCATCGACTTCGCCTCCCGTGCCGAGCTGATCGCGACCGGCCTCGGCGTGGACGAGGTCCGTCAGTCGATCGGCGCCGACTCGCTCGGCTACCTGTCGGAGGACGGCATGATCGCCGCGACCGACCAGCCCCGCGAGCGTCTCTGCACCGCGTGCTTCACCGGGGTCTACCCGATCGAGCTGCCCGACGCGCACCACCTCGGCAAGAACCTCCTGGAGCGCCCGGGCGACGATGCCGTGGAGACCGCCGCCGAGCGCGCGGCCACCGTCACGGCGACCGACACCGGCGCCGACGCGACCAGCGACGGTTGCGAGCCCGGCCCCGACTCCGAGTACGAGCGCCTGATCGCCTACGGCGACCCCGGCCGCCAGGAGTAA
- a CDS encoding response regulator, whose protein sequence is MTIRLLLADDQALVRGALAALLDLEADLEVVAQVGRGDEVLDAARASSADVALLDVEMPGLDGIQVAAELARAFPSCRSLIVTTFGRPGYLRRAMEAGASGFIVKDTPSGQLADAVRRVASGLRVVDPALAAESLASGASPLTMREAEVLAVAGQGGTITDIARRLHLSDGTVRNHLSSAIGKTGARNRSEAVAIATRQGWL, encoded by the coding sequence GTGACCATCCGGCTGCTGCTCGCGGACGACCAGGCGCTCGTTCGCGGGGCGCTCGCCGCGCTCCTCGACCTGGAGGCCGACCTGGAGGTGGTGGCCCAGGTGGGCCGCGGCGACGAAGTGCTGGACGCGGCGCGCGCGTCGTCCGCCGACGTGGCGCTGCTCGACGTGGAGATGCCCGGCCTCGACGGCATCCAGGTCGCCGCCGAGCTCGCGCGCGCCTTCCCGTCCTGCCGGTCGCTGATCGTCACGACGTTCGGCCGCCCGGGCTACCTGCGGCGGGCGATGGAGGCCGGGGCGTCCGGGTTCATCGTGAAGGACACACCCTCCGGCCAGCTCGCCGACGCGGTCCGCCGGGTGGCGTCGGGGCTGCGCGTCGTCGATCCGGCACTCGCCGCGGAGTCGCTGGCGTCGGGGGCGTCACCGCTCACCATGCGGGAGGCCGAGGTGCTCGCCGTCGCCGGCCAGGGCGGCACCATCACCGACATCGCGCGCCGCCTCCACCTCAGCGACGGGACGGTGCGCAACCACCTGTCCAGCGCGATCGGCAAGACGGGCGCCCGCAACCGCTCCGAGGCGGTCGCGATCGCGACGCGTCAGGGGTGGCTGTGA
- a CDS encoding ABC transporter ATP-binding protein, giving the protein MNQSPAIRLSGLRKTFGSLTAVDGVDLTVRTGEVIALLGPNGAGKSTTIDLALGLARPTAGTAELFGGDPRRAIREGRVGAMLQGGALLPTLTVAESVALVASAHKHPLSVAEALERARCTEIAKQRVSKLSGGQMQRARFAVAVVSNPDLLFLDEPTAAMDVEARRISGSRCGSSPTRAARSCSRRTTSTRPTPTPTGSSCSPAAGSSPTGRRPR; this is encoded by the coding sequence GTGAACCAGTCACCAGCCATCCGCCTCAGCGGCCTCCGCAAGACGTTCGGGTCGCTCACCGCCGTCGACGGCGTGGACCTCACCGTCCGCACCGGCGAGGTCATCGCCCTGCTCGGCCCCAACGGCGCGGGCAAGTCCACCACCATCGACCTCGCGCTCGGCCTCGCCCGCCCGACCGCGGGAACCGCCGAGCTGTTCGGCGGCGACCCGCGCCGCGCCATCCGCGAGGGGAGGGTCGGCGCGATGCTGCAGGGCGGCGCGCTCCTGCCCACCCTCACCGTCGCCGAGTCGGTGGCGCTCGTCGCCTCCGCGCACAAGCACCCGCTCAGCGTGGCCGAGGCGCTCGAACGCGCCCGCTGCACCGAGATCGCGAAGCAGCGCGTCTCCAAGCTGTCCGGCGGCCAGATGCAGCGCGCACGGTTCGCCGTCGCCGTGGTGTCGAACCCCGACCTGCTGTTCCTGGACGAGCCGACCGCCGCGATGGACGTGGAGGCCCGGCGCATTTCTGGCTCTCGATGCGGGAGTTCACCGACCAGGGCCGCACGGTCGTGTTCGCGACGCACTACCTCGACGAGGCCGACGCCTACGCCGACCGGATCGTCATGCTCGCCCGCGGCCGGGTCGTCGCCGACGGGACGCCGGCCGAGGTGA
- a CDS encoding DUF3073 family protein produces MKSFSPNVNYDALERELTGHSHHDDERQYDAWADYDPDGDDETEGYDAADEDEYEDSESETPKRA; encoded by the coding sequence TTGAAGTCGTTCAGCCCGAACGTCAACTACGACGCGCTCGAGCGTGAGCTCACCGGACATTCCCACCACGACGACGAGCGCCAGTACGACGCGTGGGCCGACTACGACCCGGACGGCGACGACGAGACCGAAGGGTACGACGCCGCCGACGAGGACGAGTACGAGGACAGCGAGTCCGAGACGCCGAAGCGCGCCTGA